In Lentimicrobiaceae bacterium, the DNA window GATTCGGTAAGGTTTTCATCAAGATCACGCTGAGCTTCGCGGCGTCGGGCATCAATTTCTATAATTTTCTGGAGCGATTCGGCTGCATCAATGTTTTTGATGGCCAGTCTGGCGGCAACTTCTGCCGCATTTTCACGGATATAATTCAGTTCAAGCATCAGATTTCGTTTTAGCTGTGCAAAGGTAATGAGATTTGGGGTAAGGAAACATGAAGTAAAAGATGAAATTGAATAATCAGCAATTAAGTAACCTAAATGTTCATCTGCTTCAGTTTCTGACCCCTGGCGGTGGTTTTTCTTTATTCAGGCCGGGTTTTATGCGATACTGGCGGATGTTTGAAAACAAAAAACTCCCGGCGATTAACCGGGAGTTATATTTTAAGCCAGTATTATCTGATTTACAGATTATTCAGCAACCTGAATCGGAAGAACCGAAACGTAGGATTTGTCGTTTTTCCGGCGACGGAATTCAACAACACCATCAACCAGAGCAAACAGGGTGTGGTCTTTACCCATGCCTACGTTGAGGCCTGGATTGTGAACCGTACCGCGCTGACGAATAATGATGTTGCCTGCCTGAGCAGCCTGTCCACCATAAATTTTTACGCCAAGACGTTTACTATGTGATTCCCTACCGTTACTCGAACTACCGGCACCTTTTTTATGAGCCATATCTTTTCGTTTTTAGCTGTTAAACAATGATTTGGATTCAGCCTTTTCAGGCGGTGATGGAATCGATTTGCAGCCTGGTAAGGTATTGCCTGTGGCCGTTCGACTTCTGATAACCTTTTCTCCTCTTCTTTTTGAAGACGATTACCTTTTCGCCACGTAAATGCGAAAGGATTTTAGCCGATACGACAGCGCCGGTAACCTTTGGCTGTCCGATGGTAACAGCGCCGTCGTTGTCAATCAACATTACGTTGTCTAACTGAACGGTTGTGCCTTCTTCACCTTCAAGACGATGCACGAAGATCACCTGGTCTTTTACAACTTTATGTTGCTGGCCGGCGATTTCTACGATTGCGTACATTTTGTTTTGTATTTGATTTTACAGTTTCCCTTTTCTCAGGGGGTGCAAAATTAATAATTTTTATGAAACTCCCAACTAAATCTTCTGTTTTTTTGAAGATTGCGTTAAAATTTTGTAAAGCCGGTTGTTGGTCAGGCTTCTGGTATTAACCAATACAACACCTGTGATAACCAGAAAGATCCAAAGTATGAATCCTGCCCTGAAGTGTTCGCCATCAGCTATCCCCCATAGCAAAGCTACCACGGGAATAAAGTAGGTGACCGAAGATGCAAATACGGCACTCGTTAGTTGTATCAGGTGATTGAAAAGCATAAGCGCGAGCCCGGTGCCTACAATAGATAAAACAGCGAGGTATCCCAGACCGGCATAAGCATGCTGGTTTTGAACCAAATCAATGGTAAAAGGCGTAAATCCCAGCAAATAGGCTGTGGCTAACGGCCCTACCATGAAAAACGACATGGCCGTAATGGTGACAGGGTCTACGCCCTGCAAAAACGCTTTTACAATATTTACATTTATGGCATAACAAACTGCTGCAATTATGACCAGAATAGCATAACCCATATTGAATGTAAAGTCGCCATTCCCACTTATGCTAACCAATCCTAATGCCCCGGCCAGGCCAATGATAACTCCGGCTATATGAAACCATTTGGGCTTCGTTTTGAAGAATGATATTCCAACAACCAAAGTAAATAATGGGGTAAGCGAATTGAGAATGCCAGCCAGAGAGCTGTCAATGCCTTTTTGAGCCGCCGCAAATAAAAATGCAGGCAGCAGGCTGCCTACAATACCTACTGCAAGAAACATCAGCCATTGACCCGGCAATAAACCGCGTAGTCTTTTCAACGCAAAGGGCAATAAAAACAACCAGGTAATGACAACACGTAAAGCCCCAACTTCTCCGGCACTGAATATTTCAAGACCGCGCTTTATCAGGATAAATGAACTGCCCCATGTAATGGCCAGCACAATAAGTATCATCCATGGCAACCAAGGCCTTTTCTTGTACATTTTATAAAAATGAAATGGATTTCAGCGATTTATTTATGGAGCAAAAGTAATATTTAAAAACGTGCATACGACTGGACGGGATAAACAGTTGCGCGAAAAAATATGATTTTGGTGGCTGACCGGAAGCGATTCTTAATGAGCAAGACAAATTGTCCCTGAGGTTCGGGCTGTTTTTGAAATTCATGATATTCAGCGAAAGTCAGAACGCTGAAACGCACGTTTGCAGTGAATCGAAAAAACGCTGCAACAGTATCAGGATTGTATTTACGGCCTTTCGAAAATAATTGCTCTGAAAAGGAGAAAGAATTTAGTTTTTAAGGTTTGCATAACTGTTTGAAGCTAAAATGTTGCTTTTTTCTGCTAAGTTTAGTGTACGAAAGTATATTTGCATATACGATTAACCGGTGTCTGTATTTGTGTGGTGATGATGGGTTTGCTGGGCAGAAGGTAATTGTTGACAAACTGAAGCACAGATAACCAGATGGTTGAATGTATTATTTATTCTAATAGTTAGGAGCATAAGCGGATAATGGATAATTGCTTATTGCTGGTAACTTTTATTTGCTGAAAGCACAAATGGCAATCATCTGTTTTAATTTTTTAGAATATGGAATCTGGTGCTTTATTTGTTTGACTAGTGTTGGTTAAATCAGGTAATTTGAAATTAATTTAAAAGTTGAAAAGTATATGGAAACAAATGAACGAAGAAGCATAAGGGATAATGAAAGAGACTTGATTGTGTTTCTTCTTTCACAATGCGGCTATACTACTGATGATTTTCCGTTGGCCGAAAATGTGGTTGAATATGAAGGAGGCGTCATGGGAAGCATTAACCTGGCCGGCTCCGATCCTGATTTGTACGAAAGTGATTTAATACAGGCTGAATATACCGACATTGACGGAATTGAGGTGATTATAACGCTTACCAAAGACAAAAATAACAACCTGCTTGATTTGGATTTTTGGAAAATAAACTTTTCGAAACTGCTCAAATATCCTTCACCTGAAGAATTGAAGATTCTTCGGAAGTAGTGTTGTTCACAAGCTTATTCATTCTAACAAATTGAAGATTATGGATATATTTTTGGCAGGCCGTTTCGTAAAAACCAATAAAGGGTTGAATGTGATCAATCCATACAACGGAAATATTGCTGGTCGCACCTTTTGGGCTGGCATTGAGGAGCTTGAAGAAGCCATTCAGGCTGCGCTGGCAGCAAGGCGGCCTATGCAAAGTCTTTCTTCTTATCAGCGATATGAGATTTTAATGCACATAAAAACGCGCCTGCAACAACGGCATTCTGAGTTTGCTGACTTGATAATGCAGGAGTCGGGGAAACCAATACGTTATGCATCAGGCGAAGTTGACCGCTCAGTTCAAACCATCACAGTAGCTGCTGAAGAGTCGAAGAGAACGCCGCGTGAGTATATAAGCCTTGATTGGACCAAAGCGGGCGAAAGGAAAGAAGGTTTGGTCAGATATTTTCCGGTTGGAGTTGTTGCTGGCATAGCGCCATTTAATTTTCCACTGAACCTCGCAGTGCATAAATTGGCGCCGGCGATTGCTGCAGGTTGCCCTGTTATACTTAAGCCTTCTTCCTCAACACCTTTGTCAATGCTTTTGTTGGCCGAAATTATTGCCGAAACAAACCTTCCGGCAGGTGCAGTTTCTGTATTGCCAATGGACAGGGAAACAGGCAACCTGTTGGTGACGGATGAACGAATTGCTTTGCTCTCATTTACCGGATCGCCTGAAGTAGGATGGAAAATGAAGGCTGCAGCGGGCAAAAAGAAAGTAGTGCTCGAGCTGGG includes these proteins:
- the rpmA gene encoding 50S ribosomal protein L27, which produces MAHKKGAGSSSNGRESHSKRLGVKIYGGQAAQAGNIIIRQRGTVHNPGLNVGMGKDHTLFALVDGVVEFRRRKNDKSYVSVLPIQVAE
- the rplU gene encoding 50S ribosomal protein L21, encoding MYAIVEIAGQQHKVVKDQVIFVHRLEGEEGTTVQLDNVMLIDNDGAVTIGQPKVTGAVVSAKILSHLRGEKVIVFKKKRRKGYQKSNGHRQYLTRLQIDSITA
- a CDS encoding DMT family transporter is translated as MYKKRPWLPWMILIVLAITWGSSFILIKRGLEIFSAGEVGALRVVITWLFLLPFALKRLRGLLPGQWLMFLAVGIVGSLLPAFLFAAAQKGIDSSLAGILNSLTPLFTLVVGISFFKTKPKWFHIAGVIIGLAGALGLVSISGNGDFTFNMGYAILVIIAAVCYAINVNIVKAFLQGVDPVTITAMSFFMVGPLATAYLLGFTPFTIDLVQNQHAYAGLGYLAVLSIVGTGLALMLFNHLIQLTSAVFASSVTYFIPVVALLWGIADGEHFRAGFILWIFLVITGVVLVNTRSLTNNRLYKILTQSSKKQKI
- a CDS encoding aldehyde dehydrogenase family protein; amino-acid sequence: MDIFLAGRFVKTNKGLNVINPYNGNIAGRTFWAGIEELEEAIQAALAARRPMQSLSSYQRYEILMHIKTRLQQRHSEFADLIMQESGKPIRYASGEVDRSVQTITVAAEESKRTPREYISLDWTKAGERKEGLVRYFPVGVVAGIAPFNFPLNLAVHKLAPAIAAGCPVILKPSSSTPLSMLLLAEIIAETNLPAGAVSVLPMDRETGNLLVTDERIALLSFTGSPEVGWKMKAAAGKKKVVLELGGNAGVVITPSADIESALTKCLSGAFSYSGQVCIHTQRIFVHKDIFNVFASRFAEMTSQLISGEPASLQTDVSCMIDEANAQRVEKWVNDAKAEGARVLAGGKRTGTFYAPTILTNTNHSMQVCSDEIFGPVVTLEPYEDFDEAIALLNNTRFGLQAGIFTNNMDEMNRAFESIVAGGIIMNDVPTFRVDHMPYGGVKDSGIGREGVKYAMLDMLEPRILVKSF